A stretch of Oryza brachyantha chromosome 4, ObraRS2, whole genome shotgun sequence DNA encodes these proteins:
- the LOC102701255 gene encoding probable aldo-keto reductase 2: protein MAAAAVRRIKLGSQGLEVSAQGLGCMGMSAFYGPPKPEPDMVALIHHAVAAGVTFLDTSDIYGPHTNELLLGRALRGGVRDKVELATKFGISFADGKREIRGDPAYVRAACEGSLRRLGVDCIDLYYQHRIDTRLPIEVTIGELKKLVEEGKIKYIGLSEASASTIRRAHAVHPITAVQLEWSLWSRDVEEDIIPTCRELGIGIVAYSPLGRGFFSSGAKLVDSLSDQDFRKHIPRFRPENLEKNAEIFERVNSMANRKGCTPSQLALAWVHHQGSDVCPIPGTTKIENFNQNVAALSVKLTPEEMAELESYACADDVQGDRYPQMANTWKDSETPPLSSWKAE, encoded by the exons atggcggcggcggcggtgcggcgcaTCAAGCTGGGGTCGCAGGGGCTGGAGGTCTCGGCGCAGGGCCTCGGCTGCATGGGCATGTCCGCCTTCTACGGCCCGCCCAAGCCGGAGCCCGACATGGTGGCGCTCATccaccacgccgtcgccgccggcgtcaccTTCCTCGACACCTCCGACATCTACGGGCCGCACACCAACGAGCTTCTCCTCGGCAGG GCGCTGCGGGGCGGCGTGCGCGACAAGGTTGAGCTGGCCACCAAGTTCGGCATCTCGTTCGCCGACGGCAAGCGGGAGATCCGCGGCGACCCGGCGTACGTGCGCGCGGCCTGCGAGGGCAGCCTCCGGCGACTGGGCGTCGATTGCATCGACCTCTATTACCAGCACCGCATCGATACCAGGTTGCCCATCGAGGTCACG ATTGGTGAACTCAAGAAACTAGTTGAAGaaggaaagataaaatatattgggTTATCTGAAGCATCTGCATCAACAATCAGAAGGGCTCATGCTGTACACCCGATCACTGCAGTTCAGCTTGAGTGGTCCTTATGGTCTAGAGATGTGGAAGAAGATATAATTCCAACTTGCag AGAACTTGGAATTGGAATAGTAGCTTACAGCCCACTTGGTAGAGGGTTCTTTTCTAGTGGAGCTAAACTAGTGGATTCTCTATCAGATCAGGATTTTCGCAAG CATATCCCTAGATTTCGACCAGAGAATCTTGAGAAGAATGCTGAAATATTTGAGCGTGTTAACTCAATGGCAAACAGAAAAGGATGCACGCCGTCACAACTCGCATTGGCCTGGGTCCATCATCAGGGAAGTGATGTATGCCCCATACCAGGGACAACAAAAATCGAGAATTTCAATCAAAACGTGGCAGCACTATCCGTGAAGCTCACCCCCGAGGAAATGGCTGAACTGGAGTCCTATGCCTGCGCAGACGACGTTCAGGGCGACCGGTATCCTCAAATGGCCAACACCTGGAAGGATTCTGAGACCCCTCCCTTGTCGTCCTGGAAAGCGGAGTAA